In one window of Rhodopseudomonas palustris HaA2 DNA:
- a CDS encoding CaiB/BaiF CoA transferase family protein — translation MGGPLAGLKVIEIAQAIAGPMAGMILGDMGADVIKIEKHDGGDDARHWGPPFIDGDSLLFHTFNRNKRSVTLDIKNPDDVAKLKDLVKDADILIQNLRSGVVADCGIGPDVMCAINPRLIYCSVWAFGKTGPLSREPGFDPLLQAYGGVMSLTGSEGDPPTFCAPAINDRATAQWCVIGALAALQQRHVTGKGGVVDTSLFDTAVAWVDIQLNNFLLDGEAPTRHGTASATLAPYQVFETADRPIVIAAGNDRLFAKCAEVLGHPEWITDERFARVQDRSAHRVELIALMQPVLTTRSAAEWLSALKRAGVPVSPVNDIPELAATEQLASADMLRTMPGSRLKVAGLPIMFDGERPHPVQNTPKLGAHNAEVLVDRADAAE, via the coding sequence ATGGGTGGACCGCTCGCCGGCCTGAAGGTGATCGAGATCGCGCAGGCGATCGCAGGGCCGATGGCCGGCATGATCCTCGGTGACATGGGGGCCGACGTGATCAAGATCGAGAAGCATGACGGCGGCGACGACGCCCGGCACTGGGGCCCGCCCTTCATCGACGGCGATTCGCTGCTGTTTCACACCTTCAACCGCAACAAGCGCTCAGTGACGCTCGACATCAAGAATCCGGACGACGTCGCCAAGTTGAAGGATCTGGTGAAGGATGCCGACATCCTGATCCAGAATCTGCGCTCGGGCGTGGTCGCGGATTGCGGCATCGGGCCGGACGTGATGTGTGCGATCAATCCGCGGCTGATCTATTGCTCGGTGTGGGCGTTCGGCAAGACCGGACCATTGAGCCGCGAGCCGGGCTTCGATCCGTTGCTCCAGGCCTATGGCGGAGTGATGTCGCTGACCGGATCGGAGGGTGATCCCCCAACGTTCTGTGCCCCCGCGATCAACGATCGGGCCACCGCGCAATGGTGCGTCATCGGCGCGCTCGCGGCACTGCAGCAGCGCCATGTCACCGGCAAGGGCGGCGTGGTCGACACCTCGCTGTTCGATACCGCGGTTGCTTGGGTCGATATCCAGCTCAACAATTTCCTGCTCGACGGCGAGGCGCCGACGCGTCACGGCACAGCGAGCGCGACGCTGGCGCCGTACCAGGTGTTCGAGACCGCCGACCGGCCGATCGTCATTGCCGCCGGCAATGACCGGCTGTTCGCGAAATGTGCGGAAGTGCTCGGCCATCCGGAATGGATCACCGATGAACGCTTCGCCCGGGTTCAAGATCGCAGTGCGCATCGGGTCGAACTGATTGCGCTGATGCAGCCGGTGCTGACGACACGCAGCGCGGCCGAATGGCTGAGTGCGCTGAAACGCGCCGGCGTGCCGGTGAGCCCGGTCAACGATATTCCGGAGCTCGCCGCCACCGAACAGCTCGCGTCCGCCGACATGCTGCGGACAATGCCTGGAAGCAGACTCAAGGTGGCTGGACTGCCGATCATGTTCGACGGCGAGCGTCCACACCCCGTGCAGAACACGCCGAAGCTCGGCGCTCACAACGCCGAGGTTTTGGTCGATCGCGCCGACGCTGCAGAGTAG
- a CDS encoding LysE family translocator yields MSAEFLITSLIVVASPGTGALYTIAAGLSRGSRASLIAAFGSTLGIVPHMAAAIVGLAALLHTSAVAFQTFKYLGVAYLLYMAWKTLGERGPLSVEAEVGARSALQMTVTGVLINILNPKLSIFFLAFLPQFVSADDAHPLGRMVELSAIFMLMTFVVFAIYGLFASWLRDHVVTRPKVLTWMRRSFAAAFVALGAKLATAER; encoded by the coding sequence ATCAGCGCCGAATTCCTCATCACCTCGTTGATCGTGGTGGCCTCGCCCGGCACGGGCGCGCTGTACACGATCGCGGCCGGGCTTTCGCGCGGATCGCGGGCCAGCCTGATCGCCGCCTTCGGCTCGACGCTCGGGATCGTCCCGCACATGGCGGCGGCGATCGTGGGGCTCGCCGCCCTGCTCCACACCAGCGCGGTGGCGTTCCAGACCTTCAAATATCTCGGCGTGGCCTATCTGCTCTACATGGCGTGGAAGACGCTCGGCGAGCGCGGCCCGCTGAGTGTCGAGGCGGAGGTCGGGGCGCGCTCGGCGCTGCAGATGACCGTGACCGGCGTGCTGATCAACATCCTCAATCCGAAGTTGTCGATCTTCTTCCTCGCCTTCCTGCCGCAGTTCGTCTCGGCCGACGACGCACATCCGCTCGGCCGCATGGTCGAACTGAGTGCCATCTTCATGCTGATGACATTCGTCGTATTCGCGATCTACGGCCTGTTCGCTTCTTGGCTGCGCGACCACGTCGTGACGCGGCCTAAAGTGCTGACCTGGATGCGCCGCAGCTTCGCGGCCGCCTTCGTCGCCCTCGGCGCCAAGCTGGCGACCGCGGAGCGCTGA